A genomic stretch from Cervus canadensis isolate Bull #8, Minnesota chromosome 27, ASM1932006v1, whole genome shotgun sequence includes:
- the CCDC54 gene encoding coiled-coil domain-containing protein 54, translating into MYKLQAKRVKAAAGQMWNSNFSKIRQSLKNAYHKCNNQYPSSTTCPTMTSHDCDQEDLNAGEEMNLLVMLQDIKTTQLELLSQMTGMICALSKIQERTDFYQKQMEILETKMNVNENKQCTTAEDIFSVKEDVDALKRKVTELGNQNSCSNVHCLEVLDGEKGKEIIELLHKVTQPETLKNTLTSVDSEVSSAEPEKVLNYPKSTDHLEEKAISPQIKDLKKSNYQNALRSFQKAKSNIYIYPDFNTWIKLTFVHGGKWRFFLSATKLEEFIQWLLSRPTLPPEEPQVITQKYCLFTGPITSLTTICVSVFNYIYCLFGSSKEEVTRL; encoded by the coding sequence ATGTACAAACTTCAAGCCAAAAGGGTAAAAGCTGCTGCTGGGCAGATGTGGAATTCAAATTTCTCCAAGATCAGACAATCTCTTAAAAATGCTTACCACAAATGTAATAATCAGTACCCGAGTTCAACCACATGTCCAACTATGACTTCCCATGACTGTGATCAAGAGGACCTTAATGCTGGTGAAGAAATGAATCTTCTAGTAATGCTCCAAGATATTAAAACCACCCAGCTTGAACTCCTCAGCCAGATGACTGGCATGATCTGTGCATTATCAAAAATCCAGGAAAGGACTGACTTCTATCAGAAGCAGATGGAAATACTGGAAACCAAAATGAATGTTAATGAAAATAAACAGTGTACAACAGCTGAAGATATCTTCTCTGTGAAGGAAGACGTTGATGCTTTAAAGAGGAAGGTGACAGAACTGGGAAACCAGAATTCTTGCTCCAATGTACATTGTTTAGAGGTTCTGGATGGAGAAAAGGGTAAAGAGATCATAGAACTTCTTCACAAAGTCACACAACCAGAAACCTTGAAGAACACACTGACCTCTGTAGATTCTGAAGTCTCTTCAGCAGAACCAGAGAAAGTGCTCAATTATCCTAAGTCCACTGATCATCTTGAGGAAAAAGCAATATCTCCCCAGATTAAAGATCTGAAGAAAAGTAACTATCAAAATGCATTAAGAAGCTTTCAAAAAGCAAagtcaaatatttatatttacccAGACTTTAATACATGGATCAAGCTAACTTTTGTCCATGGAGGAAAGTGGAGATTTTTCCTCAGTGCAACCAAGTTAGAGGAATTCATCCAGTGGCTTCTTTCCAGGCCAACCCTCCCTCCTGAGGAACCACAAGTCATAACCCAGAAGTATTGTCTTTTCACTGGGCCTATCACAAGCTTGACCaccatctgtgtctctgttttcaaCTACATTTATTGTCTTTTTGGTTCCTCAAAAGAAGAAGTAACTCGACTATAG